The genomic DNA TGGGCCAAAAGCAAGAAAGCCTAAAATACTTTGGGGTCGGCCTGGCCAGCTACGCTGCTGGCATGGCCATATGGACACTGGTAGTCCTAACAAAGCCCGCAGACATAAAGCCGCTTATCCTGGTTGGCGTAATTCCTTTTTTGCTGGGCCACCTAGCTTATGCCAAGGCTGCCTCACTTAAATCTCCGAGTAAGAGCACTACGCTGGTGACTGTCACAGCGGTTCTGTTGGTTGCCACATTTATTGCTCGCACATTCTTCTACAGGTCTCAGCCATATTTTTCCGGCCAGGGCCTGCTGTACTTTGGCCTTCAGTCTGTGCCTGTCGCTCTCTACATAGCCACTATCTCGGTCAGCTTCTTACCGGCTATCCGAGCGGTTGTCGCGGATATGAAGAAAACACACCTCAAGTCCATCATGGGCGTGGGCCTAACTACGCTGTATGTGAACTCTATTATCTTGGTCAGCGCCAAAGACGACACTTTGCTACTCATAAATGGTGTAGTGCTTACCTTGGCCCTGCTGACGCTGTGGGTAAAAGCCCTTTGCTCATCTGGAAAAGCCTAGGAGCGGTGAGGCCCCAGATACAAGGATAAAGCTTATCTGTGTTATACTATAAATAAGCAAGTGGTTACTGAACCCTCTCCGTTGTTATAATTCGTATTTGAAAAATCTACTATTATTTCGGTTAGAAGTCATTTAGGCGCGTGTGATATTAGCTAACAGAAAGAGATAAATAGTATGTCAATGAAACTTTACGTAGGCGGTCTTGCCTATAGCGTGACCGAACAAGAACTGAACGATCTTTTTGCCCAGCAGGGCAAGGTAGTCAGCGCAGTAGTTATCAAGGACCGTGACAGCGGTCAGTCCAAAGGCTTTGGTTTTGTAGAGATGGAAGACATCAAAGAAGGCCAAAACGCCATCAAAGAACTAAACGGCAAAGAAGTGAGCGGCCGTGCAATTGTTGTTAACCAAGCTCGCCCTCAAGAAGACAACCGCTCTGGCGGCAGTTTCCGCAAATCTTACTAATTCAGTCTAGTTACTCTTAGATTTCAAACAACCCGGCCTTTTCTTAGAACTGAAGAGGCCGGCTGATTGCTTATTATGATAAAAAAGAACAAACACATTCAGATTGTCAGCTCTTCCAACAAGCGCCTTAGTTCTATGAGCGAAGCGTCTCGGGCCGGAGTGCTGGCAGTCCTGTCGCGTCACTACACCAGGGTAGGAATTACTCTGGTTGACACCATGGCCGATCTTGAGGCGCTTGTTGCTGATGCGCCAGATCTGGTATTTTTAGGCGCAAGTTCTATCAATGTCGGTAATAGCAAAGTATGGCTGAGCAACTACCTTGACGAGCGCGGAATTGCCTACACGGGCTCGGGACACAAAGCGCACCAACTAGAAATGGATAAGTCACTGGCCAAACGGCGGGTACTAGATGCTGGCCTCAAGACTTCACCATTTGCGGTCGCATACCAACGCCGTCCCTTAGTGGACGTGCCTTTTGCCTATCCACTATTCGTGAAACCGACGAGCCGAGGCGGTGGCGTAGGTATTAATAGCAAATCTGTTGTCCATACTTTTAGCGAGCTAGAGGCAAAGGTTTCATCGATTGCCACGAGGTTGCAGTCTGATTCACTCATAGAAAAATATCTATCTGGTCGGGAATTTAGCGTTGCCATCCTCAGGCAAGAAAACACTGCTGAGTTTTCTGTCATGCCCGTAGAGCTGCTGGCTCCAACA from Verrucomicrobiia bacterium includes the following:
- a CDS encoding RNA-binding protein, translated to MKLYVGGLAYSVTEQELNDLFAQQGKVVSAVVIKDRDSGQSKGFGFVEMEDIKEGQNAIKELNGKEVSGRAIVVNQARPQEDNRSGGSFRKSY
- a CDS encoding D-alanine--D-alanine ligase, producing the protein MIKKNKHIQIVSSSNKRLSSMSEASRAGVLAVLSRHYTRVGITLVDTMADLEALVADAPDLVFLGASSINVGNSKVWLSNYLDERGIAYTGSGHKAHQLEMDKSLAKRRVLDAGLKTSPFAVAYQRRPLVDVPFAYPLFVKPTSRGGGVGINSKSVVHTFSELEAKVSSIATRLQSDSLIEKYLSGREFSVAILRQENTAEFSVMPVELLAPTDEYGQRILSGSVKSSDREKVLAVTDQDIRSKVCALALTVFHALGARDYGRIDIRLDQYGTPHFLEANLLPSLIQGYGSFPRAYRLTIKQSYEHMILHIVRLALSRSGNVEPTAQPLLKLSIG